A single window of Nicotiana sylvestris chromosome 3, ASM39365v2, whole genome shotgun sequence DNA harbors:
- the LOC138887953 gene encoding uncharacterized protein has product MKAQALANHLAENPMDEEYEPLKTYLPNEEVMHIDESEQIEKPGWKLFFDGAANMKGVGIGAVLISETVHHYPVTTQLWFYCTNNMVEYEVCILGLRMAVDIGVQEVLVLGDSDLLVHQIQGKREHMRFKNSYRTGNVCMIFVNGFNQ; this is encoded by the coding sequence atgaaagcacaagcactGGCcaaccatttggctgagaatcctatggatgaagaatatgagcctttgaagacttacttacctaatgaagaggtaatgcacattgatgaatcgGAACAGATtgaaaagccaggatggaaacttttctttgatggggctgctaacatgaaaggcgttgggataggagcggtacttatttctgaaacagtgcatcattaccctgttacgacCCAGCTttggttctactgtactaacaacatggtgGAATACGAGgtatgcattttgggtttaaggatgGCTGTAGATATAggtgtccaagaagtcttggtcttgggtgactcggaccttctggtacaccagattcagggaaAACGAGAACACATGAGATTtaaaaactcataccgtaccggcaatgtttgcatgatctttgttaatggtttcaatcaatag